From Leptospira venezuelensis, a single genomic window includes:
- a CDS encoding SBBP repeat-containing protein has product MKQKITISLWLISSLASIRCDSGSNSNPFLFLATLNNGNSSSEWTKLMGVSALSTNAYGITYDSSGNVYTTGETGGGLDSQTLNGLSDLFVVKTNRSGTKLWTRLSGVASTYTGASGISADSSGNVYVTGVTEGNLDGQTLTGNSDLLVIKYNGNGAKQWTRLLGVAGKYTRGVGIASDPSGNVYVTGQAEGNLDGQTLTGIIDLFVVKYNSNGVKQWTRLLGVSGVETYGRAISTDSSGNVYATGDTDGNLDGQTAVGLSSLLVVKYDSSGTRQWTRLLGLSGVYTIGTSIASDSSGNVYATGETGGALDGQTYQGGSRDIFVVKYDDSGAKQWAKLLGSSDFETGNGITTDSFQNIYIAGSTSGNLGGKTLTGSSDMFIARLNRQ; this is encoded by the coding sequence ATGAAACAAAAAATTACAATTTCATTATGGCTGATCTCATCCCTCGCTTCGATAAGATGTGATTCTGGTTCCAATTCTAACCCTTTTCTTTTCCTCGCTACACTAAACAATGGAAATAGCAGTTCGGAATGGACCAAGCTAATGGGTGTGAGCGCATTAAGCACGAATGCTTACGGGATTACATACGATTCCTCTGGAAATGTGTATACAACAGGTGAAACCGGAGGGGGCTTAGACAGCCAAACTCTCAACGGCCTTTCCGATCTATTTGTCGTTAAAACCAATCGGTCTGGAACAAAGTTATGGACCAGACTTTCTGGCGTGGCTTCGACATACACTGGGGCAAGTGGAATTTCTGCCGATTCTTCCGGAAATGTGTATGTAACCGGAGTGACGGAAGGAAATTTAGATGGTCAAACTCTCACCGGCAATTCTGATCTGTTAGTCATAAAATACAATGGTAACGGAGCGAAACAATGGACAAGACTATTAGGTGTCGCTGGCAAGTATACAAGAGGAGTCGGAATCGCTTCTGATCCTTCCGGCAATGTATACGTAACTGGGCAGGCGGAAGGAAACCTAGACGGTCAAACTCTTACCGGTATTATTGATCTGTTCGTTGTAAAATACAATAGCAACGGGGTAAAGCAATGGACAAGACTATTAGGTGTTTCCGGGGTCGAAACGTACGGACGAGCAATCTCCACGGATTCTTCCGGGAACGTCTACGCAACAGGCGATACGGACGGAAATCTTGATGGCCAAACCGCTGTCGGTCTTTCTAGCCTCTTGGTAGTAAAATACGATAGTAGCGGGACAAGACAATGGACCAGGCTCTTAGGTCTTTCCGGAGTCTACACAATTGGAACTTCCATTGCTTCCGATTCTTCTGGAAATGTGTATGCAACCGGTGAAACCGGAGGGGCTTTAGACGGGCAAACATACCAAGGAGGGAGCAGAGATATTTTCGTTGTGAAATATGACGACAGCGGTGCGAAACAATGGGCCAAACTTTTGGGGAGTAGCGATTTTGAAACTGGAAATGGAATTACCACGGATTCTTTTCAGAATATCTATATAGCTGGTAGCACGAGCGGGAATTTGGGCGGAAAAACTCTTACTGGTTCTTCCGATATGTTTATCGCAAGATTGAATCGCCAGTAG
- a CDS encoding TIGR04452 family lipoprotein, protein MKKINIFIITLLYSFLVNCLVVDTLGLTDTYKGDEAKKRLINAAMVGDYLTANAAFTAQGKTGSELESYVIADVLYASFIDELVFKVDESKYYKKRDVEDCATVIRSFGVLTDFDSFTTYLSSDYCNISPNDLYIDKNMGKSSNTPSKNK, encoded by the coding sequence ATGAAAAAGATTAACATATTTATAATTACGCTATTATACAGTTTTTTAGTAAATTGCCTGGTCGTCGACACTTTAGGTCTTACTGATACCTATAAGGGAGATGAGGCTAAAAAAAGGCTCATAAATGCTGCAATGGTAGGGGATTACCTAACTGCAAATGCAGCTTTTACAGCGCAGGGCAAAACTGGATCTGAATTGGAATCCTATGTAATCGCAGATGTACTATATGCATCATTTATAGATGAATTAGTTTTCAAAGTTGATGAATCTAAATATTATAAAAAGAGAGATGTAGAAGATTGTGCAACAGTAATTCGGTCTTTCGGAGTCCTTACTGACTTTGACTCATTTACAACTTATTTGAGCAGTGATTATTGTAATATAAGCCCTAACGATTTGTATATCGATAAAAACATGGGTAAAAGTTCTAATACCCCTTCGAAGAATAAGTGA
- a CDS encoding HNH endonuclease — MKSNPRKKRKKIYKFKAEDFYKILDHQDYRCLLTGRELLPENTNSEHIVPLRKGGNHEFNNICHVVAPLSKLKRYYTEEEIVHLAADIIKWKGEDYGYKEIQINFKKKK; from the coding sequence ATGAAAAGTAACCCGAGGAAGAAAAGAAAGAAAATCTATAAGTTCAAAGCTGAGGATTTCTATAAGATCTTAGATCACCAAGATTACAGATGTCTCCTAACAGGAAGAGAACTTCTTCCTGAAAATACAAACTCTGAGCATATAGTCCCTCTTCGTAAAGGCGGCAATCATGAATTCAATAATATCTGCCATGTAGTAGCTCCCCTTTCTAAACTAAAGAGATATTATACTGAAGAAGAAATCGTTCATTTAGCTGCGGACATTATTAAATGGAAAGGAGAAGATTATGGCTATAAAGAAATCCAAATCAATTTCAAAAAGAAGAAATGA